One part of the Mesorhizobium sp. M4B.F.Ca.ET.058.02.1.1 genome encodes these proteins:
- a CDS encoding tetratricopeptide repeat protein: MSDDSFIREVNEEIRREQAQALWDRFGPALLGLAILIVLGTAAVVGYRYWDESRANRSGDAFSQALKLANDGKGDEALAALDQLQKDGYGAYPLLARMRAATVKADKGDVAAAVKDFDDVAADTAIPQAIRDMARLRAALLLVDTGSFAEVSSRVEALTADTNTLRHTAREALGLAAWKEGKTADALKLFDQIASDDGAPRNARQRATLMSELIRGSGNAS; encoded by the coding sequence ATGTCCGACGACAGTTTTATCCGCGAAGTCAACGAAGAGATTCGTCGCGAACAGGCGCAGGCGCTGTGGGATCGTTTTGGTCCGGCGCTGCTTGGCCTTGCCATACTGATCGTGCTCGGCACCGCCGCCGTCGTCGGCTACCGCTATTGGGACGAGAGCCGCGCCAACCGCTCGGGCGATGCTTTCTCGCAGGCGCTGAAGCTTGCCAATGACGGCAAGGGCGACGAGGCGCTGGCCGCCCTCGATCAACTCCAGAAGGACGGCTACGGCGCCTATCCGCTGCTTGCCCGCATGCGCGCCGCGACCGTCAAGGCGGACAAGGGCGACGTCGCCGCCGCCGTCAAGGATTTCGACGACGTTGCCGCCGACACCGCCATCCCGCAGGCCATCCGCGACATGGCGCGCCTGAGGGCGGCGCTGCTGCTCGTCGACACCGGCTCCTTCGCCGAAGTCTCCAGTCGCGTCGAGGCGCTGACCGCCGACACCAACACACTACGTCACACCGCGCGCGAGGCGCTTGGGCTTGCCGCCTGGAAGGAAGGCAAGACGGCGGACGCGCTGAAACTGTTCGACCAGATCGCTTCGGATGACGGCGCCCCGCGCAATGCGCGCCAGCGGGCGACCTTGATGTCCGAGTTGATCCGCGGGTCGGGCAACGCGTCGTGA
- a CDS encoding cell wall hydrolase: MHRRVLTRLVAAAGERKRSFLSPFVIGLGIWVGFPSVVAYQDMTSLVSGLEAPNARWNAYVEKSVAGSVHNAEMPFVDSTSTGSISGSGVQLPGVGTVAFRGKGNVAGTTPDEDRIVRTDKKGRIVQVSPVAPPKAFNAGSIFERTSFLLRPSMDSGLKLAFAKPGIKGKEIQIAQAFHIREDKKPDPGVPAMLAALVNNDKPDVLATAYAQAEPDYAKASPFEALLQDEEPNSGRFIPPMAKGDHWWIQNPLPAGVFSKPEQACLANGIYFEARSESVRGQAAVAQVILNRVRNPAYPKSICGVVYQNDNWLNRCQFSFACDGRKKRVNDPVAYKTAQDVAMAVTAGKIFIPEVGSSTHYYANYVHPGWARTMQKMTKIGLHIFYRTYGGGWS, translated from the coding sequence GTGCATCGACGTGTCTTGACGCGGCTGGTCGCCGCCGCCGGTGAGAGAAAACGTTCCTTCCTGTCTCCGTTCGTCATTGGCCTCGGCATCTGGGTCGGCTTTCCTTCGGTCGTCGCCTACCAGGACATGACCAGCCTGGTTTCCGGCCTGGAAGCGCCGAACGCCCGTTGGAACGCCTATGTCGAAAAGTCCGTCGCCGGCTCGGTCCATAACGCCGAGATGCCCTTCGTCGATTCCACCTCCACCGGCTCGATCTCCGGCTCCGGCGTGCAACTGCCGGGCGTCGGCACGGTCGCCTTTCGCGGCAAGGGCAATGTGGCCGGCACAACGCCCGACGAGGACCGCATCGTACGTACCGACAAGAAGGGCCGCATCGTCCAGGTCTCGCCGGTGGCGCCGCCGAAGGCCTTCAACGCCGGCTCGATCTTCGAACGCACGTCCTTCCTGCTGCGCCCGAGCATGGACAGCGGCCTGAAACTCGCCTTCGCCAAGCCAGGCATCAAGGGCAAGGAGATCCAGATCGCCCAGGCCTTCCACATCCGCGAGGACAAGAAGCCGGATCCAGGCGTGCCGGCCATGTTGGCGGCGCTCGTCAACAACGACAAGCCGGACGTGCTCGCCACCGCCTATGCTCAGGCCGAGCCCGACTATGCCAAGGCCTCGCCGTTCGAGGCGCTGCTGCAGGACGAGGAGCCGAACAGCGGCCGCTTCATCCCGCCGATGGCCAAGGGCGACCATTGGTGGATCCAGAACCCGCTGCCGGCCGGCGTCTTCTCCAAGCCGGAGCAGGCTTGCCTTGCCAACGGCATCTATTTCGAGGCGCGCAGCGAATCCGTGCGCGGCCAGGCCGCCGTCGCCCAGGTGATCCTCAACCGCGTCCGCAACCCGGCCTATCCGAAGTCGATCTGCGGCGTCGTCTACCAGAACGACAACTGGCTGAACCGCTGCCAGTTCTCCTTCGCCTGCGACGGCCGCAAGAAGCGCGTCAACGATCCCGTCGCCTACAAGACCGCTCAGGACGTCGCCATGGCGGTGACCGCCGGCAAGATCTTCATTCCGGAGGTCGGCTCTTCGACCCATTACTATGCCAATTACGTGCATCCGGGCTGGGCGCGCACCATGCAGAAGATGACCAAGATCGGCCTGCATATCTTCTACCGCACCTATGGCGGCGGCTGGAGTTGA
- a CDS encoding LysR substrate-binding domain-containing protein, with translation MRRVTFDLDVLRTFVTGIELGSFARAAERLGRSTSAVSAQLKKLEEQAATPIFRKSGRGLALTEAGETMLGYARRLLELNDEAAAAIHDVELEGWVRLGLQEDFGEAVLPEVLGRFARANPKVKIEARIARSHELAERITQGSLDIALAWHNGASLPYSRHVADVQMRWIGPAKPIEAGPGKDDILPLVALEAPCLLRTVATETLDRAGRPWRMAFSSPSLGGIWAAVAAGLGLTIRTDIGLPANVRAMVAGGLGLPALPKMALHLHQKDAELDPVAARLADILLQAALETLPESTVPKQKLLSAT, from the coding sequence ATGCGACGCGTCACATTCGACCTCGACGTCCTCAGGACCTTCGTCACCGGCATCGAGCTGGGCAGCTTCGCCAGGGCGGCCGAAAGGCTCGGCCGTTCGACCTCGGCAGTCAGTGCGCAGTTGAAGAAGCTGGAGGAGCAGGCGGCGACCCCGATCTTCCGCAAATCGGGGCGCGGCCTGGCGCTGACCGAAGCCGGCGAGACCATGCTCGGCTATGCGCGCCGGTTGCTCGAGCTCAACGACGAGGCGGCCGCCGCCATCCACGACGTCGAGCTGGAAGGCTGGGTGCGGCTCGGCCTGCAGGAGGATTTCGGCGAGGCGGTGCTGCCGGAGGTGCTGGGCCGCTTCGCCCGCGCCAATCCCAAGGTCAAGATCGAGGCGCGGATCGCGCGCAGCCACGAACTAGCCGAGCGGATTACCCAGGGCAGCCTCGACATTGCGCTCGCCTGGCACAATGGCGCGAGCCTGCCCTACAGCCGGCACGTCGCCGATGTTCAAATGCGCTGGATCGGGCCGGCAAAGCCGATCGAGGCCGGGCCGGGCAAGGACGACATCCTGCCGCTGGTGGCGCTGGAAGCGCCCTGCCTGCTGCGCACAGTGGCCACCGAAACGCTCGACCGCGCCGGCCGGCCCTGGCGAATGGCGTTCTCCAGCCCCAGCCTCGGCGGCATCTGGGCGGCGGTCGCCGCCGGGCTCGGGCTGACGATCCGCACCGATATCGGCCTGCCCGCCAATGTCAGGGCAATGGTGGCCGGAGGGCTTGGCCTCCCTGCCCTGCCGAAAATGGCACTTCACCTTCACCAGAAGGACGCCGAGCTCGATCCGGTGGCGGCGCGGCTGGCGGACATATTGCTGCAGGCGGCGCTGGAGACCTTGCCGGAGAGTACGGTCCCTAAACAGAAGCTGCTAAGCGCCACGTGA
- the sbmA gene encoding peptide antibiotic transporter SbmA has product MFVSFFPQPKLFFTSAALWSLVGILFWFFGGQQLGAAIGLPPAAPDAPPILGVPMFWSAPFLWFYIYFAVMLAAFYLFWRFYSPHPWQNWSILVSAFILFSTYINVQIYVALNNWRGPFFDLFQKAISAPGTVSAAELYSLFGIYALIGLMFISLYVVTKFVVSHYIFRWRTAMNDFYAQNWSRLRHIEGASQRVQEDTMRFSTSMEQLGVAFADSLLTLIAFLPVLDALSAHITELPLIGPIPHSLVIVALVWSLFGTILLAVAGIKLPGMEFRNQRVEAAYRKELVYGEDDPNRASPPALTELFQNVRRTYFRYYFHYAYFNVFRAGFGQADAIFSSVILIPTIAAGKITLGIWQQISTAFGQVSSSFQYLVSAWPQIVELISIYKRLRAFEATLYGEPLPDIDQRYLAKHGVQDPT; this is encoded by the coding sequence GTGTTCGTATCCTTCTTCCCGCAGCCGAAGCTGTTTTTCACCTCGGCCGCCCTTTGGAGTCTCGTGGGGATTCTGTTCTGGTTTTTCGGTGGTCAGCAGTTGGGCGCCGCCATCGGTCTGCCGCCTGCCGCTCCTGACGCCCCACCGATCCTCGGCGTGCCGATGTTCTGGTCAGCGCCTTTCCTGTGGTTCTACATCTATTTCGCCGTGATGCTGGCCGCCTTCTATCTGTTTTGGCGCTTCTACTCGCCCCACCCCTGGCAGAATTGGTCCATCCTGGTTTCCGCGTTCATTCTCTTCTCGACCTACATAAACGTGCAGATCTATGTGGCGCTGAACAACTGGCGCGGGCCGTTTTTCGATCTTTTCCAAAAAGCGATTAGCGCACCAGGCACGGTGAGCGCGGCGGAACTCTACAGCCTGTTCGGGATCTACGCCCTGATTGGCCTGATGTTCATCTCGCTCTACGTCGTGACGAAATTCGTCGTCAGCCACTACATTTTCCGCTGGCGCACGGCGATGAACGATTTCTATGCACAGAACTGGTCGAGACTGCGGCACATTGAAGGCGCTTCGCAGCGCGTTCAGGAAGACACGATGCGGTTCTCCACCTCCATGGAGCAATTGGGTGTCGCTTTCGCCGATTCGCTGCTGACACTTATCGCCTTCCTGCCGGTGCTCGACGCCCTGTCGGCACACATAACCGAACTGCCGCTGATCGGGCCCATTCCTCACTCTCTGGTGATCGTCGCGTTGGTCTGGTCGTTGTTCGGCACCATTTTGCTGGCCGTAGCCGGTATCAAGCTGCCAGGCATGGAATTCCGCAACCAGCGTGTCGAAGCTGCTTACCGGAAGGAACTCGTCTATGGCGAGGACGATCCGAACCGGGCCTCGCCGCCTGCCTTGACCGAGTTGTTTCAAAACGTGCGGCGCACCTACTTCCGCTATTACTTCCACTATGCCTATTTCAATGTCTTCCGGGCTGGCTTCGGCCAAGCAGACGCCATCTTCTCCAGTGTTATCCTGATTCCGACCATCGCAGCCGGCAAGATCACATTGGGCATCTGGCAGCAGATCAGCACGGCCTTCGGCCAGGTTTCCAGTTCGTTCCAGTATCTGGTCAGCGCCTGGCCGCAGATTGTTGAGCTGATCTCGATCTACAAGCGCCTGCGTGCCTTCGAGGCGACGCTGTATGGCGAGCCGCTGCCGGACATCGATCAGCGTTACCTCGCCAAGCATGGCGTGCAGGATCCGACCTGA
- a CDS encoding MFS transporter, with the protein MSAIVTRGECQTRNAAIAPPGRRFGPNHRWKVLGIGVAANAGFSATFSGVPATAVVMRQGFQLDNASLGLALGLLGLGVALSELPWGVLTDRWGDRRVLLTGLGATAAWLFIMAMLVVPTKDAIPCVTLLSASLLGGSVNGSSGRAIMGWFREGERGFAMSIRQTAVPLGGGLGALVLPSLALGFGFTAVFGLLAAVSALLAFFAWRWLHEPPAQGGGHADATAAGPAPLRNIEVWRISIAIGLLCFPQVAVLTFASLFLHDFAGMGTMATSASLAAVQTGAMAMRVWSGLFTDRHGNRRPFLRLCSALSALAFAVLWLFVVTAARQPALMAALPVVLVVAGIAVSAWHGVAYTELATLAGPGHVGTALSLANSFVFVGFCLVPIAIPGLLHVWSWPGVWLAAAICALVAWPIFLRPA; encoded by the coding sequence ATGTCCGCCATCGTCACACGCGGCGAATGCCAAACAAGAAACGCAGCGATCGCCCCGCCCGGCCGGCGGTTCGGGCCGAACCATCGCTGGAAGGTGTTGGGCATCGGCGTCGCGGCCAATGCCGGGTTCTCCGCGACCTTCTCCGGCGTGCCGGCCACCGCGGTGGTGATGCGCCAGGGTTTTCAGCTCGACAATGCATCGCTTGGATTGGCCCTCGGCCTTCTCGGCCTCGGCGTGGCGCTCAGCGAACTGCCCTGGGGCGTGCTCACGGATCGCTGGGGCGACCGCCGCGTGCTTTTGACGGGGCTCGGCGCGACGGCGGCGTGGCTGTTCATCATGGCGATGCTGGTCGTGCCGACTAAGGATGCCATTCCGTGCGTCACATTGCTCTCGGCAAGCCTGCTCGGCGGCAGCGTCAACGGCTCCAGCGGCCGCGCCATCATGGGATGGTTCCGGGAGGGCGAGCGCGGTTTCGCCATGAGCATCAGGCAGACGGCGGTGCCGCTTGGCGGCGGCCTCGGCGCGCTCGTCCTGCCCTCGCTTGCCTTGGGCTTCGGTTTTACCGCCGTCTTCGGCCTGCTTGCGGCCGTTTCCGCCCTTTTGGCTTTCTTTGCCTGGCGCTGGCTGCACGAACCGCCGGCGCAAGGGGGCGGTCATGCCGACGCCACGGCGGCCGGTCCGGCGCCGCTGCGCAACATCGAGGTCTGGCGCATCTCGATCGCCATCGGCCTGCTCTGCTTCCCGCAGGTGGCGGTGCTGACCTTCGCGTCGTTGTTCCTGCACGATTTCGCCGGTATGGGGACTATGGCGACCAGCGCAAGCCTCGCCGCCGTGCAGACCGGCGCCATGGCCATGCGCGTCTGGAGCGGCCTATTCACCGACCGTCATGGCAACCGCCGCCCGTTCCTCAGGCTGTGCAGTGCGCTGAGCGCGCTTGCCTTCGCGGTCCTCTGGCTGTTCGTCGTCACGGCTGCACGGCAACCGGCCCTGATGGCGGCGCTTCCCGTGGTGCTGGTCGTCGCGGGCATCGCGGTCTCCGCCTGGCATGGCGTCGCCTACACCGAGCTTGCCACGCTTGCCGGTCCCGGTCATGTCGGAACCGCGCTCAGCCTTGCCAACAGTTTCGTCTTCGTCGGTTTCTGCCTTGTGCCGATCGCCATTCCCGGACTTCTGCATGTCTGGTCATGGCCCGGCGTGTGGCTGGCGGCGGCCATCTGCGCACTGGTCGCCTGGCCGATCTTCCTGCGGCCAGCCTGA
- a CDS encoding LysR substrate-binding domain-containing protein — protein MAGRARGTASGARGVPGLHAVDRGQTALDRGSGADLRDHRRALDDQLGQLVRGGRRLAGHLSEGAHFTDPMLCLESAIAGHGVMLAWQLLTADALADGRLVAPFGVRAESGLGYWMVTSATKGESRKVRDFKAWIREEIEATMAKFRTLDSAA, from the coding sequence ATGGCCGGGCGTGCGCGCGGAACTGCTTCTGGCGCAAGAGGTGTTCCCGGTCTGCACGCCGTCGATCGCGGCCAGACTGCACTCGATCGAGGATCTGGCGCAGACCTGCGCGATCACCGACGAGCGCTCGATGATCAGTTGGGACAGCTGGTTCGCGGCGGCCGGCGTCTCGCCGGTCACCTTTCTGAAGGGGCACATTTCACCGATCCCATGCTCTGCCTGGAATCGGCGATCGCCGGCCATGGCGTCATGCTCGCCTGGCAGTTGCTGACCGCCGACGCGCTGGCCGACGGCCGGCTGGTCGCGCCATTCGGCGTGCGCGCCGAGAGCGGGCTGGGCTACTGGATGGTGACCTCTGCCACAAAAGGCGAGAGCCGCAAGGTGCGCGACTTCAAGGCCTGGATCCGCGAGGAGATCGAGGCGACCATGGCAAAGTTCCGGACGCTCGACAGCGCCGCCTGA
- a CDS encoding polysaccharide deacetylase: MPRLFPAVAFSLASLAVAGPALADPPAPPQSAKPKQIVIISFDSAREISQWRRSRVLAQRSGAHFTYFLSCVFLLSPESRKDYTGPGKSAGKSNIGFAASKQEVADRLEQIGLAKSEGHDIASHGCGHFDGKGWGKADWLAEFASFERILENAYSINGIAAEPAGWRDFARHAVTGFRAPYLSANKALYAALPEAGFEYDASGVSQGPALPPEKGGIMRFSLPQIPEGPKARPVIAMDYNLYVRHSGGFERPGMKAEFTERTYRAFRAAFDRQYRGKRMPLELGFHFTQMNDGAYWDALERFAGEVCVMRQVECISFRDYVARQRAGERQATVGG; the protein is encoded by the coding sequence ATGCCCCGTTTGTTCCCTGCTGTTGCGTTCTCCCTAGCCTCGCTCGCCGTGGCCGGCCCGGCTCTCGCCGATCCGCCCGCGCCGCCGCAATCGGCCAAACCGAAGCAGATCGTCATCATCTCCTTCGACAGCGCCCGCGAAATCTCGCAATGGCGACGCAGCCGCGTCCTGGCACAACGCAGCGGCGCGCATTTCACCTATTTTCTCTCCTGCGTCTTCCTGCTCTCGCCGGAATCGCGCAAGGACTACACGGGGCCCGGCAAGAGCGCCGGCAAATCGAATATCGGCTTTGCCGCCTCGAAGCAGGAGGTGGCCGACCGGCTAGAGCAGATCGGGCTGGCCAAATCGGAAGGCCATGACATCGCCAGCCATGGCTGCGGCCATTTCGACGGCAAGGGCTGGGGCAAGGCCGATTGGCTCGCCGAGTTCGCCTCGTTCGAACGCATCCTCGAAAACGCCTATTCGATCAACGGCATCGCGGCTGAGCCGGCAGGCTGGCGCGATTTCGCGCGGCATGCCGTGACCGGTTTTCGCGCGCCCTATCTGTCGGCCAACAAGGCGCTCTATGCGGCGCTGCCCGAGGCGGGCTTTGAGTATGACGCCAGCGGCGTCTCGCAAGGCCCTGCCCTGCCGCCTGAGAAGGGCGGCATCATGCGCTTTTCGCTGCCGCAGATACCGGAGGGGCCGAAGGCGAGGCCGGTAATCGCCATGGACTACAATCTCTATGTGCGCCATTCCGGCGGCTTCGAGCGGCCGGGCATGAAGGCTGAGTTCACGGAGCGGACCTATCGCGCCTTCCGCGCCGCCTTCGACAGGCAGTACCGGGGCAAGCGCATGCCGCTGGAGCTCGGCTTCCATTTCACGCAGATGAACGACGGCGCCTACTGGGATGCGCTGGAGCGCTTTGCCGGCGAAGTCTGCGTCATGCGGCAGGTCGAGTGCATCAGCTTTCGCGACTATGTCGCGCGCCAGCGCGCCGGCGAGCGACAGGCAACGGTGGGCGGCTGA
- the der gene encoding ribosome biogenesis GTPase Der has translation MSFKVAIIGRPNVGKSTLFNRLVGKKLALVDDTPGVTRDRRVHTAKLYDLFFDVIDTAGFEDAAASTLPGRMRQQTEIAIREADLIFFTIDAKSGLLPDDRTFAEVVRKSGKPVVLVANKAEAKGAQGGMLEAWELGLGEPIPISAEHGQGMPDLRDAVISALGEERAFGEDEQDDGEIAASEVLIGEDVTDPDAEPAYDDTKPMRIAVVGRPNAGKSTLINALIGEERLLTGPEAGITRDSISVDWDWRGRRVKLFDTAGMRRKAKIHEKLEVMSVQDGLRAIRFAEIVIIVLDATIPFEKQDLQIADLIIREGRAPVIAFNKWDLIDNPQELLAELREKTERLLPQVRGIQAVTVSAETGRGLDKLMDSVIKTHKVWNSRVSTGKLNRWLEGILAHHPPPAVAGRRLKIKYVTQAKTRPPGFVVSCSRPDAMPQSYVRYLSNSLREAFDMPGVPIRMALRTSDNPFAGRAKKR, from the coding sequence ATGAGCTTCAAAGTCGCCATCATCGGCCGGCCTAACGTCGGCAAATCGACTCTTTTCAATCGGCTGGTGGGAAAGAAGCTGGCGCTTGTCGACGACACGCCGGGCGTAACCCGCGACCGCCGCGTCCACACCGCCAAGCTCTACGATCTTTTCTTCGATGTCATCGATACCGCCGGCTTCGAGGATGCGGCCGCCTCGACGCTGCCCGGCCGCATGCGCCAGCAGACCGAGATCGCCATCCGCGAGGCCGACCTGATCTTCTTCACCATCGACGCCAAGTCCGGCCTGCTGCCCGACGACCGCACCTTTGCCGAGGTCGTGCGCAAGTCCGGCAAGCCGGTGGTGCTGGTCGCCAACAAGGCTGAGGCGAAGGGAGCGCAAGGCGGCATGCTGGAGGCCTGGGAGCTGGGCCTCGGCGAACCGATCCCTATCTCGGCCGAGCACGGCCAGGGCATGCCCGATCTGCGCGACGCCGTGATATCGGCGCTTGGCGAGGAGCGCGCCTTCGGCGAGGACGAGCAGGACGACGGGGAGATCGCCGCCAGCGAGGTGCTGATCGGCGAGGACGTCACCGACCCCGACGCCGAGCCCGCTTATGACGACACCAAGCCGATGCGCATAGCCGTCGTCGGCCGCCCGAACGCAGGCAAGTCGACGCTGATCAACGCGCTGATCGGCGAGGAGCGGCTGCTGACCGGGCCGGAGGCTGGCATCACCCGCGATTCCATCTCCGTCGATTGGGACTGGCGCGGCCGCCGGGTAAAGCTGTTCGACACCGCCGGCATGCGGCGCAAGGCCAAGATCCACGAAAAGCTGGAAGTGATGTCGGTGCAGGACGGCCTGCGCGCCATCCGCTTCGCCGAGATCGTCATCATCGTGCTCGACGCCACCATCCCTTTCGAGAAGCAGGACCTGCAGATCGCCGATCTGATCATCCGCGAGGGTCGCGCGCCGGTGATCGCCTTCAACAAATGGGACCTGATCGACAACCCGCAGGAACTGCTGGCTGAACTGCGCGAAAAGACCGAGCGACTGCTTCCCCAGGTGCGGGGCATCCAGGCGGTGACGGTGTCGGCCGAGACCGGCCGCGGCCTGGACAAGCTGATGGATAGCGTCATCAAGACGCACAAGGTCTGGAACAGCCGCGTCTCGACCGGCAAGCTCAACCGCTGGCTGGAAGGTATACTGGCGCATCACCCGCCGCCTGCCGTCGCCGGCCGCCGGCTGAAGATCAAATATGTCACCCAGGCCAAGACCCGCCCGCCGGGCTTCGTCGTCTCCTGCTCGCGGCCGGACGCGATGCCGCAATCCTATGTCCGCTACCTGTCCAACAGCCTGCGCGAGGCCTTCGACATGCCCGGCGTGCCGATCCGCATGGCGCTGCGCACCTCGGACAATCCGTTTGCGGGTCGGGCGAAGAAGCGCTGA
- a CDS encoding aminopeptidase: protein MTTHSRGVAATIDPVKLDRLAEVAIKVGLQLQPGQDLVVTSSIAALPLTRRIVEHAYKAGAGLVTPIFNDDEITLARFRYGADAGFDRAAGWLYEGMAKAFANNAARLAVRGEDPSLLSAQDPAKVARANKANSMAYQPALEKITGFDINWNIIAYPDLAWAKQVFPGDADDVAVAKLADAIFSASRVDVEDPIANWKAHNAALAERTKWLNGHKFHALHFTGPGTDLTVGLAEGHEWMGGASTAKNGVTCNPNIPTEEVFTTPHARRVSGHVSSTKPLSYQGTLIDEISVRFEEGRIVEAKASKGEDVLKKVLDTDEGARRLGEVALVPHSSPISKSGLLFFNTLFDENAACHIALGQCYSKCFVDGASLSQDEIAARGGNKSFIHIDWMIGSDKIDIDGLGKDGSRVPVMRKGEWA, encoded by the coding sequence ATGACCACACATTCGCGCGGCGTTGCAGCAACCATCGACCCGGTGAAGCTCGACAGGCTGGCCGAGGTCGCCATCAAGGTCGGGCTGCAGCTGCAGCCGGGACAGGACCTTGTGGTGACGTCGTCGATCGCGGCCCTGCCCTTGACGCGGCGCATCGTCGAGCATGCCTACAAGGCCGGCGCCGGGTTGGTGACGCCGATCTTCAATGATGACGAGATCACGCTGGCGCGCTTCCGCTATGGCGCTGACGCCGGCTTCGATCGTGCCGCCGGCTGGCTCTATGAAGGCATGGCGAAAGCCTTTGCCAACAACGCGGCGCGGCTTGCTGTGCGCGGCGAGGATCCGTCGCTCCTGTCGGCGCAGGATCCGGCCAAGGTGGCGCGCGCCAACAAGGCGAACTCGATGGCCTACCAGCCGGCGCTGGAGAAGATCACCGGCTTCGACATCAACTGGAACATTATCGCCTATCCGGACCTTGCCTGGGCCAAGCAGGTGTTTCCGGGCGATGCCGACGACGTTGCGGTGGCCAAGCTCGCCGACGCGATCTTCTCGGCCTCGCGGGTCGACGTCGAAGACCCGATCGCCAACTGGAAGGCGCACAACGCCGCGTTGGCCGAGCGCACGAAATGGCTGAACGGCCATAAATTCCATGCGCTGCATTTCACCGGGCCGGGCACCGACCTGACGGTCGGGCTGGCCGAAGGCCATGAATGGATGGGCGGCGCCTCGACGGCCAAGAACGGCGTCACCTGCAACCCGAACATCCCGACCGAGGAGGTGTTCACGACGCCGCATGCAAGGCGGGTCTCGGGCCACGTCTCGTCGACCAAGCCGCTTTCCTACCAGGGCACGCTGATCGACGAGATCTCAGTGCGCTTCGAGGAAGGCCGGATCGTCGAGGCCAAGGCTTCCAAGGGCGAGGACGTGCTGAAGAAGGTGCTCGACACCGACGAAGGCGCGCGCCGCCTCGGCGAAGTGGCGCTGGTGCCGCATTCCTCGCCGATCTCGAAGAGCGGATTGCTGTTCTTCAACACGCTGTTCGACGAGAACGCCGCCTGCCATATCGCGCTCGGCCAGTGCTATTCGAAGTGCTTCGTCGACGGCGCCTCGCTCAGCCAGGACGAGATCGCCGCGCGCGGCGGCAACAAAAGCTTTATTCACATCGACTGGATGATCGGCTCGGACAAGATCGACATCGACGGTCTCGGCAAGGACGGCAGCCGCGTGCCGGTGATGCGTAAGGGCGAATGGGCCTGA
- a CDS encoding YbfB/YjiJ family MFS transporter, with product MKTASPSPSRLAVAGMLAMAVAMGIGRFVYTPILPGMMEELHLSPADAGWIASANYLGYLAGAFAAAGGWAHGRERMLMFAGLAASAVLAALMGFGETIAAFLVIRFLAGLASAFVMVFMASIVFSHLAAAGRSDLQALHFGGVGLGIAASSALMAVLVTVHAGWAAGWLWAAAISALGLAVVALLAGSATIINGAEDREPALPKDRSLLKMIVAYGLFGFGYVVTATFLVAIVRQSGGGRLFEAMVWMVTGLAGFPSVWLWQKVAGRCGLYPAYVLACLLEVVGVAASVVVGGYAGPLLAGVLLGGTFVAITALGLQAARQLAPRSPRRIFALMTAAFGVGQIIGPIAAGMLAQASGNYVSASITAAVVLLVSAVIAWSAAPKSP from the coding sequence ATGAAAACCGCCTCGCCATCGCCCTCGCGTCTCGCTGTGGCCGGCATGCTGGCCATGGCTGTCGCCATGGGCATCGGCCGTTTCGTCTACACGCCGATCCTGCCGGGCATGATGGAGGAACTGCATCTGTCGCCGGCTGACGCCGGCTGGATCGCCTCGGCCAACTATCTAGGCTATCTCGCCGGCGCCTTTGCCGCCGCCGGCGGCTGGGCGCATGGCCGCGAACGCATGCTGATGTTTGCCGGCCTCGCCGCCAGCGCCGTCCTTGCCGCCCTGATGGGCTTCGGCGAGACGATCGCGGCTTTTCTCGTCATCCGCTTTCTTGCCGGCCTCGCCAGCGCCTTTGTGATGGTCTTCATGGCCTCGATCGTCTTCAGCCATCTTGCCGCGGCGGGTCGAAGTGATCTGCAGGCGCTGCATTTCGGCGGTGTCGGTTTGGGCATCGCCGCTTCCTCGGCATTGATGGCTGTTCTCGTCACGGTTCATGCCGGTTGGGCGGCGGGCTGGCTGTGGGCGGCGGCGATCTCCGCTTTGGGTCTCGCCGTCGTTGCCCTGCTTGCTGGCTCCGCCACGATCATCAATGGCGCCGAAGACCGCGAGCCGGCGCTGCCGAAGGACCGCTCTCTGCTGAAGATGATCGTTGCCTATGGCCTGTTCGGTTTCGGCTATGTGGTGACAGCGACCTTCCTCGTCGCCATTGTGCGCCAGAGCGGCGGCGGGCGCCTGTTCGAGGCCATGGTCTGGATGGTCACCGGGCTCGCCGGTTTTCCGTCCGTCTGGCTGTGGCAGAAGGTCGCCGGAAGGTGCGGTCTTTATCCAGCCTACGTGCTCGCTTGTCTCCTCGAGGTGGTCGGCGTCGCCGCCAGCGTCGTTGTCGGCGGCTATGCCGGTCCGCTGCTGGCTGGCGTTCTGCTTGGCGGCACCTTCGTCGCCATCACCGCGCTCGGTCTGCAGGCGGCAAGGCAGCTCGCGCCCCGGTCGCCGCGCCGCATCTTCGCGCTGATGACCGCCGCCTTCGGCGTTGGCCAGATCATCGGCCCGATCGCTGCCGGCATGCTGGCGCAGGCCTCCGGCAACTATGTCTCGGCCTCGATCACGGCGGCGGTCGTCCTGCTCGTCTCCGCCGTCATCGCCTGGTCGGCTGCGCCAAAATCGCCATGA